The Leucoraja erinacea ecotype New England chromosome 19, Leri_hhj_1, whole genome shotgun sequence genome has a segment encoding these proteins:
- the LOC129706562 gene encoding myelin regulatory factor-like protein has protein sequence MDVLGEKEALQQFFDGKDVTGELENLFVDTSMLEAYISNELEPGPITLPDSPPDSVSECCSPPQITDVQCGDTWTDGIHPQIRQASSMSHHKVPCRFSEMVVPTHSNLPQQHKQNGLREHSMKSLVNMPPSNCSVSPSSVCLPNHPVQQSTSHPSEIFIPHSNKRKRSEFFKDASEDVWNDIQSKEDCL, from the exons ATGGATGTTTTAGGAGAAAAGGAAGCCCTGCAGCAGTTTTTTGATG GTAAAGATGTCACTGGAGAACTGGAGAATCTTTTTGTTGACACCAGTATGTTGGAAGCATATATTAGTAATGAGTTAGAACCAGGACCAAT CACGTTACCAGATTCACCACCAGATTCTGTTTCTGAATGCTGTTCCCCTCCACAAATAACAG atGTGCAGTGTGGAGATACGTGGACTGATGGGATCCACCCCCAAATCCGACAGGCTTCTTCAATGAGCCATCATAAAGTTCCATGTAGATTTAGTGAGATGGTGGTGCCTACTCACTCTAACTTGCCACAACAACACAAACAGAATGGACTTCGGGAACATTCCATGAAGTCTCTTGTGAACATGCCTCCAAGCAACTGCTCAGTATCTCCAAGTTCCGTGTGCCTACCAAATCATCCTGTCCAACAGAGTACCAGTCACCCTTCCGA AATTTTCATTCCGCATTCAAACAAAAGAAAACGTTCTGAGTTCTTCAAGGATGCTTCTGAAGATGTGTGGAATGACATTCAAAGCAAAGAAGACTGCT